One genomic window of Arthrobacter caoxuetaonis includes the following:
- a CDS encoding formate/nitrite transporter family protein: MSYVIPKDFAVRMIDAGHSKVMLSTRDTLIRSYMAGAILALAAAFAVTVSTQTGSPLLGALLFPVGFCMLYLMGFDLLTGVFTLVPLAWLDKRPGVTLNSMLRNWGLVFVGNFAGALTTAVLMAIVWTYGFSSEVSEVGQAIGHLGEGRTVGYAEHGAAGMLTLFVRGVLCNWMVSTGVVGAMMSDSLPGKVIAMWMPIMLFFYMGFEHSVVNMFLFPIGLMLGGEFTLMDYLIWNEIPTVLGNLVGGLTFVGLMIYGTHARTAPGRQFAAKVKV; this comes from the coding sequence ATGAGTTATGTGATTCCAAAGGACTTCGCGGTCCGGATGATCGACGCCGGGCACTCCAAGGTGATGCTGTCCACTAGGGACACCCTGATCCGCAGTTACATGGCCGGTGCCATCCTGGCGCTGGCGGCGGCGTTTGCCGTCACGGTCAGCACGCAGACCGGGTCGCCGCTGCTCGGCGCGCTCCTGTTCCCCGTGGGTTTCTGCATGCTGTACCTGATGGGCTTCGACCTGCTGACCGGTGTGTTCACCCTGGTGCCGCTGGCCTGGCTGGACAAGCGGCCCGGCGTCACCCTGAACTCGATGCTGCGGAACTGGGGGCTGGTGTTCGTCGGCAACTTTGCCGGTGCGCTGACCACTGCAGTGCTGATGGCCATCGTCTGGACCTACGGCTTCTCGTCCGAGGTGAGCGAGGTGGGCCAGGCGATCGGGCACCTCGGTGAAGGACGGACCGTGGGCTACGCGGAGCACGGCGCAGCGGGCATGCTCACCTTGTTTGTGCGCGGGGTGCTGTGCAACTGGATGGTCTCCACCGGCGTCGTCGGCGCCATGATGTCCGACAGCCTGCCCGGCAAGGTGATCGCCATGTGGATGCCGATCATGCTCTTCTTCTACATGGGCTTTGAGCACTCCGTGGTGAACATGTTCCTGTTCCCCATCGGCCTGATGCTCGGCGGCGAGTTCACGCTGATGGACTACCTGATCTGGAACGAAATCCCCACGGTGCTTGGCAACCTGGTGGGCGGCCTGACGTTCGTCGGCCTGATGATCTACGGAACACATGCCCGGACGGCGCCGGGCCGGCAGTTCGCGGCGAAGGTGAAGGTTTAG
- a CDS encoding Vms1/Ankzf1 family peptidyl-tRNA hydrolase, protein MTRKLHEFADLYRRRGPWCVAYIDASAGSVDSLEAAEVRPGDVRRALAKQGAPPEDQEAAETAVLPADGFPSPVSRYLLVQQGTVALNEVLPGPLVLPERVSVDPVPDLLPLLKHRPEELPYIVAEVSREDAEIRLHFVGREESSVEDVEGEKEDITKLPAGGWSQDKFQRQTEQIWRRNADQVAEEIDRIADSSGARLIVLAGDVRARGFVRDQLSESHKPLVSMVDSHIPVSGAGRRSFEDKVQERIALLWAAEQEQIMDRLAQQQGQANPESVTGFGGVLNALQQAQVELMILNDTALADHHLLALGAEPWVASAPEQSLGAEVLGQVPAPAALVRAAALTDASLLLVPDGVLPHGVDAAALLRWPTGPEAPRS, encoded by the coding sequence ATGACCCGGAAACTCCACGAATTTGCTGACCTTTACCGGCGCAGGGGCCCCTGGTGTGTCGCCTACATAGACGCTTCCGCGGGGAGTGTGGACAGTCTGGAAGCCGCCGAGGTCCGTCCGGGCGATGTCAGGAGGGCACTGGCCAAACAGGGCGCACCGCCGGAGGACCAGGAAGCCGCGGAAACCGCGGTACTTCCCGCCGACGGATTTCCTTCCCCTGTGTCGCGCTACCTCCTCGTCCAGCAGGGCACGGTGGCCCTGAACGAAGTCCTGCCCGGACCGCTGGTGCTGCCGGAGCGGGTCTCTGTGGACCCGGTTCCCGATCTACTGCCGCTGCTCAAGCACCGACCCGAGGAACTGCCCTACATTGTTGCGGAAGTCTCCCGGGAGGACGCCGAGATCCGCCTGCACTTTGTCGGCCGCGAAGAGTCCTCCGTCGAAGATGTGGAGGGAGAAAAAGAGGACATCACCAAGCTCCCCGCCGGCGGCTGGTCACAGGACAAGTTCCAGCGGCAGACCGAGCAGATCTGGCGGCGCAACGCGGATCAGGTCGCCGAGGAGATCGACCGGATTGCTGACAGCAGCGGAGCCAGGCTGATCGTGCTTGCCGGTGATGTCCGGGCGCGGGGATTCGTACGGGACCAGCTCTCCGAATCCCACAAGCCACTGGTCAGCATGGTCGATTCCCACATTCCTGTGTCCGGAGCCGGCCGCAGGAGTTTCGAGGACAAAGTCCAGGAACGCATTGCCCTGCTGTGGGCTGCAGAGCAGGAACAGATCATGGATCGTCTGGCCCAGCAGCAGGGGCAGGCCAACCCGGAGTCCGTCACCGGCTTCGGCGGGGTGCTGAATGCCCTGCAGCAGGCCCAGGTGGAGCTCATGATCCTCAATGACACCGCGCTGGCCGACCACCATTTGCTGGCCCTCGGAGCCGAACCCTGGGTGGCCAGCGCCCCGGAGCAGTCCCTCGGTGCTGAGGTCCTGGGCCAGGTCCCTGCACCGGCAGCGTTGGTCCGTGCGGCTGCCCTGACCGATGCCAGTCTTCTGCTGGTGCCCGACGGCGTCCTCCCCCACGGCGTCGACGCTGCTGCCCTGCTGCGCTGGCCCACCGGCCCTGAGGCGCCGAGGAGCTGA